GCCAGGGCCAGCAGCGGCAGGTGGGCCAGCAGCAGCAGCGGCGTGGCGCGCCGCAGCAGCGGCTGGCCTTGCGCCAGCGTCAGCCCCTGCAGGCGCGGGGCCAGCGCGGCGCCCAGGGCCACGCCAGCCGCCCGCGTGAGCACCGAGGCGCCCTGGCTCACGCCCGAGGCGATGGCCAGCTGGCTCAGCTCGATGGCCAGGCCCACGGCCGCGCCCAGCAGCAGCGGCGGCAGCAGGCGTGGCCGGCGCTGTGCCGCGCCGCGGCGCGTGGCCAGCCACAGGCCCACCGGCGCCAGGGCCAGGGCCTCCACCAGCAGCTGGCCCAGCCGCAGCGGCCAGGCGCGCGCGGCCCCGCCCGGCGCCAGCCAGGCGCCGATCAGATCGCTGTGCCAGCGCGTCTGCCATTCGGCGGCGCTGAGCAGCAGATCGAACGGAAACAGCGCCAGCAGCCACAGCAGGGCCAGGTAGGCCGTGCCCAGCCAGGGCCACAGCGCGGGCGTGGCACCGCGCTGCACGGCCTGCCGAACGGGCTGCCACAGGCGCTGCAGCCGGCCCGTGGCGGCCACCACCGCCAGCAGCGCGCCCAGGCCGGCGCCGATGGCCTCGGCCAACAGATCGTTGCGCGACACGGTGCGCGGCGGAAAAAACAGCTGCGCAAACTCCACCAGCGTGGCCAGGCCCAGCGCCAGCAGCCAGGCCAGCGTGGCCGGCCCCAGGCCCGGCCGGCGGCCGCCGGCCAGGGCCAGCGTGCCCAGCAGACCCAGCGGCAGGTAGAGCACGCCGTTGGCGATCCAGTCGGCGCGCTGCTGCACGCCCAGCTGCAGCATCGGGATCTGGCTGAAGCGCAGCCAGGCCTCGTCGAGCGGCAGGGCGCGCCATTCCCAGGGCACCAGGCTGCCATAGACCACGAAGGCCGCCCACAGCGCCCAGCTCAGCCCGGGCGGCGGCAACGCCGCCGCATTCGGAGGCCCCAGGTGGGGAACAGCAGACCGGGGCACAGGCAGTGGGCAGGCGGCGAAGTGGCGAATCAGTCTAGCGCAGCACCATGACCCCACCCCCGCACCGCGGGGGTGGGGTCGGCCCGGGCACCGTCCTGGGCGCCGGCCACCCTCTGCGACACTCGTTCACCGTTTTTTCAGCACTGATGCAGTCCATGACCGCTGTCTCCGTCGCCCCCGCACTGCCCACACCCCGCTTCGACAGCTTCTACCGCCACGCCGAGCTGACGCGGCTGCTGCAGGACTACGCCGCCGCGCGGCCGCAGCTGGTGCAGCTGGCCTCGCTGGGCAAGAGCCACGAGGGCCGCGACATCTGGCTGCTGACGATCACCAACATGGCCACCGGCCCGGCCGACGACAAGCCGGCGATCTGGGTTGACGGCAACATCCACGCCGCCGAGCTGACCGCCAGCACCGCCTGCCTGTACTGGCTGCACCAGCTGCTGGTGGCCCATGGCAGCGACGCCGCGGTGACGCGCCTGCTCGACACCCGTGCCGTGTACCTGTGCCCGCGCCTGAACCCCGACGGCGCCGAGCTGGCGCTGGCCGACAAGCCGCGCTACATCCGCAGCTCGACCCGGCCCTACCCCTGGGACGAGCAGCCGGTGGACGGCCTCACGGTGCAGGACATGGACGGCGACGGCCGCATCCTGCACATGCGCATCGCCGATCCGCACGGCCCCTGGAAGGCCCACCCCGACGAGCCGCGGTTGATGGTGCCGCGCGAGCCGGGCGACTTCGGCGGCCAGTACTGGCGCATCATGCCCGAGGGCTCGCTGACCCACTTTGACGGCCTGCAGGTCAAGGTCAACCCCGACCGCGAAGGCCTGGACCTGAACCGCAACTTCCCGTCGCTGTGGCGCCAGGAGTTCCAGCAGACCGGTGCCGGCCCCTACCCGACCAGCGAGCCCGAGGTGCGGGCCATGGTCGACTTCATCGTCAAGCACCCCAACATCGGTGCGGCGGTGAGCTTCCACACGCATTCCGGCGTCATCCTGCGGCCCATGGGCACCGAGAAGGACGACGACATGACGCCCGAAGATCTGTGGATGATCAAGCGGCTGTCGGCCATCGGCGAGAAGCTCACCGGCTACCCCTCGGTGAGCATCTTCCACGACTTCAAGTACCACCCCAAGGAGGTGGTCACCGGCACGCAGGACTGGCTGTACGAGCACCTGGGCGCGCTGTTCTGGACGGTGGAGCTGTGGGCGCCCAACCGCGAGGCCGGCATCACCGACTACGACTTCATCCACTGGTACCGCGACCACCCGGTGGAAGACGACCTGAAGCTGCTGCACTGGAGCGACACGGTGTGCGGCGGCCAGGCGCATGTGAACTGGTATCCCTACCGCCACCCGCAGCTGGGCATGGTGGAGCTGGGGGGCTGGGACCGCCTGAACTACTGGCGCAACCCGCCGCCCGCGCTGCGCGAGAAGGAGGTGGCGCGCTTTCCGGCCTGGCTGAACCAGATCGCGCTGTCGCTGCCCAAGCTGGAGGTGCTGCGCACCGAGGTGCGCTCGCTCGGCGGCGACAGCTGGCGCATCCGCTTCGCGGTGGCCAACTCGGGTTACCTGCCCAGCTACGTGACCCAGCGCGCGCAGGAGCGCAAGGTGGTGCGCGGCCTGGTCATCGAGCTGCACCTGCCCGAGGGCGTGACGCTGCAGACCGGCAAGCGCCGGGTCGAGGCCGGCCCGCTGGAAGGCCATGCGGCCAAGAACTCGCTGCAGGCCTTTCTGCCCACGCGCCAGATCACCGGCGACCGCGCGGTGGCCGAGTGGGTTGTCAGCGCCCCGCGCGGCACGCGCATCGCCCTCACCGCCGTGGCCGACCGCGCCGGCACGGTGCGCACCGAGGTCACGCTCGACTGAAGCGCGGCTGAGCGGCTGAGCGGCGGCGTACTAGGCAGCGGCGGCGCTGGGGCGCCTGCGCTGCCGCTGCTTCAGCAGCAGCAGGCCGGCCAGGCCCAGCGCCCACAGGCCCAGCGTGGCCGGCTCGGGCACCGGCGCGGCCGGCAGGCCGACCACGCCGTCGAAGGCCGGCCGGTCACCCAGGCCGCCGGGCGGCACGAAGGCGATGCCCGAGCCGGGCAGGCCGTCGTCGCTGCCGCCACCGCCTGAGGCGCCGCTGCCCGAGCCGCCGCCCGAGCCACTGACCGGGCTGCCCACCAGGCCGCCCACCGGCCCGGCCGCCCAGCCGCCGCCCGTGCCGCCGCCAGACGCCCAGCCAGCCGCGCCGTGGCCGCTGCCACCGCCCGGGCCTTCGTCGGCCTGCGGCCGGCCGATCTGGCTGGCCGCGGCCTCGGCCGCACCCGGCTCGGCGCCCAGCGCAAACGAGTCCGGCGCGGCCGCCATGTCACTGCCCAGGTCGCCGCCGGCACCGGGCCCGCCGGCCGCGCCGGCCACATCGGTGGCCGGCGCGGCCCTGGCCAGCGCCGGCGCTGCGGCCGGCGCCCCGGCCCCGCCGCCGGGTGCGGCCTCGCCGCTGGCGGCGGCCACCGCCGGGCCGTTGCGCTGGATGCGGCTGAGGTTGCGGCACACGGTGGGCACCAGCAGGCAGTGGCCGTCTTCGCAGTACACCAGGCCGCGCTCGAGCGCCTGGGCCGGCCAGCCGGCGCGGGTGACGGTGCCGCAGACCTGGCCGCTGCCGAAATGCATGTCGCGGATCTCGGCCTGGTAGCTGCCGCGCCGGCCGTCGATGCGGTCACGCCGGATCTCGACGATCTCGTCGTACTGGCGCTGCGCCATGCGCGCCTTCAGGCGGGCGCGCACCGGCGCCGGAATGTCGGCGTAGCGGTCCACCGCGGCCACCAGGTCACCGGTGAAGGGCCGATGGCCTGGGCGATCCCAGGAGCAGGCAGGAAGGGTTGCGGGCGCGGCAGCCACCGCGACCGCCAGGGCCAACGACATGATGTTCTCTTTGGAAAAGTGTGCGGTTGGTCAAAGCCTGTAACCGCAGCGTTGTATCTGGTTACAGAATTTAGCGATTTGACCACTGCACAGGGGGGCGCCACCCCCCATTCGCGTGGGGGCCGGCGCGGTGATCGGTCACACCGGTGCCGATCCTTCGGCCTGCGGCGCGCTGGCGGCTGGCGTCATCGCGCGGACCAGGGCCGCGCGCAGGCGCGCCGGGTCGACCGGCTTGGTGATGAAGTCGGTCATGCCGCAGGCGGCGGCGCGGTCGCGCTCCGAGGTCAGCGCCGCCGCGGTGAGCGCGATCACCGGCAGCTGCTGCGCGCTCCAGCGCTGGCGCAGGCGCCGGGTGGTGTCGTAACCGCTGAGGCCGGGCATCTGCACGTCCATCAGCACCACCTGGATCGGCTGGCCGGCGGCCTGCGCCGAGTCGAGCGCGGCCAGGGCCTGCAGGCCGTCTTCGGCCTGGGTGACCACGAAGCCCCAGTGCTCGAGCAGCGACACGCCGATCACCATGTTCACGGCGTTGTCCTCGACCAGCATCACGCGCACGCCGCGCAACGCGGCCTCGGCCGCCTGGCTGGCCGGCCCGGCCTGGGTGGCGGCCGGCGCGGCCGGCAGCGGCAGCAGCAGATAAAAGCAGCTGCCCTGGCCGGGCTGGCTGTCGACGCCGATCTGCCCGCCCATCAGCTGCACCAGCTGGCGGCTGATCGACAGCCCCAGGCCGCTGCCGCCGAAGCGCCGGGTGATCGACTGGTCGGCCTGGGTGAAGGGCTGGAACAGCTGGGCCAGGGCGGCCGGCTCGATGCCCGGCCCGGTGTCGCGCACCTCGAAGCGCAGCCATGGCCCGGGCGTGCCGGGCGGGCCGGCAACGCCGTGCACGTGCAGCGCCACCTGGCCCTGGCGGGTGAACTTGAGCGCGTTGTGCAGCAGGTTCACCAGCACCTGGCGCAGGCGCATCGCGTCGCCGTGCACCCAGGCCGGCAGCGCGGGGTCGAACCGGGTCTCGAAGCCCAGGCCGTGCGCGTCGGCCAGCGCGCCGTAGGCCTGCTGCAGCGAGTGCAGCAGCGCGTCCAGCGCAAAGGGCGCGTTTTCCACCTCGAGCTTGCCGGCCTCGATGCGCGACAGGTCGAGGATGTCGGAGATCAGCTGCGACAGGGTTTCGGCGCTCTCGGCGATCTGGTCGAGGTACAGGCGCAGCCGCGCCGCGTCCACGTCCGGCTGGCGTGCCAGCCGGGCCATGCCCAGCAGGCCGTTGAGCGGGGTGCGGATCTCGTGGCTGGTGCTGGCCAGAAAGGCGCTCTTGGCCTGGTTGGCGGCCTCGGCGGCGTCGCGTGCGCGGGCCAGTTCCTGCGCGGCCTGGCGGGCGCCGGTCACGTCCTCGGCGATCCAGATGGTGCCGCCGTCCACCGGGCGCAGCAGGTCGATGGCCTTGGCCGCAAAGCGCATCGTGAAGCGGCTGCCGTCGCGGCGCAAGGCCTCGCGCTCGCCCTGCACCGCCTCGCCGCGGGCCAGCGCCGGGCCGACCTCGGCGCCCAGGGCCTGGTAGTCCTGCGGGCTGGGCCACACCACCGCGCCGGGCTGCCCGGCCAGCGTGCCGGGCGCCCAGCCCAGCATGCGCTCGAAAAACGGGTTGGCCAGCTCGAAGCGCTGCGCGCGGGTGAAGGCGATGCCGATCGAGGCGTTGGCCAGCATGGCCTCGCGCTCTTGCTGCAGGCGCTGCACATCGGTGACATCGCGCGCATTGACCAGCAGGTAATCGCGGCCGTCGCGCGCCAGCCGCGTGGCCGCCAGCACCAGGCTCACCACCCGGCCGTTGGCGGCCTTGAAGTCGAGGATGTGGTCGCGCACCGCGCCGTCGCGGGTGACGCCCTGCACCAGGCGGTCGCGGTCGGCCGGGTCGCGCCACACGTCCAGCTCGACCGAGGTGCGCCCCACCACCTGGGCTGCGCTGCGGCCCAGCAGGCGGCAGAAGCTGTCGTTGACCATCACGTAGCGGCCGGTCTGCAGATCGGTGAGGGTGATGACGTCGGGACTCATCGACACCACCAGCGACAGCAGCGCCTCGCTGCGCTGCAGCGCCTGCGCCGCGGCGTGGCGGGCGGTCTCGTCGGTGAACAT
This portion of the Aquabacterium sp. OR-4 genome encodes:
- a CDS encoding PAS domain S-box protein, translating into MSLLTDTNQSAARQALQYTIVRTVFGIYAVTCCLAVVAVLVMADRVEATAFRVMLGSYLAMAALGLAGLRIRPAWAGGALTLMVVSTLLLVGANSAINHWGFAAPGLLFFGLLVAIANVAGTRRASVLSVVLAMAVVLALALGQWAGWLAPQTGRMPPMPLMLLAHLLAIGTGAAVGRAVVGLMARFIDTVERREDRFRTLLGIATVAYWEMDEQLRLRRIEVRNAQRQFRPVPNALGQTPWTLPALLLDAETDQALRRALADHLPMHDLPVTWRLPDGRLRHLLAHGEPRLDAEGRFLGFWGVARDVTAQHRAQQALQATESRYQELFMRTPSALVLHRDGLVLDANPAAARLLGYAGVDELLGHDILREHMDDGERRDALDRLARLAGTANRLPETARRLHTRSGQPVLTTAEAVQVQMQRDGQPAVLAMFTDETARHAAAQALQRSEALLSLVVSMSPDVITLTDLQTGRYVMVNDSFCRLLGRSAAQVVGRTSVELDVWRDPADRDRLVQGVTRDGAVRDHILDFKAANGRVVSLVLAATRLARDGRDYLLVNARDVTDVQRLQQEREAMLANASIGIAFTRAQRFELANPFFERMLGWAPGTLAGQPGAVVWPSPQDYQALGAEVGPALARGEAVQGEREALRRDGSRFTMRFAAKAIDLLRPVDGGTIWIAEDVTGARQAAQELARARDAAEAANQAKSAFLASTSHEIRTPLNGLLGMARLARQPDVDAARLRLYLDQIAESAETLSQLISDILDLSRIEAGKLEVENAPFALDALLHSLQQAYGALADAHGLGFETRFDPALPAWVHGDAMRLRQVLVNLLHNALKFTRQGQVALHVHGVAGPPGTPGPWLRFEVRDTGPGIEPAALAQLFQPFTQADQSITRRFGGSGLGLSISRQLVQLMGGQIGVDSQPGQGSCFYLLLPLPAAPAATQAGPASQAAEAALRGVRVMLVEDNAVNMVIGVSLLEHWGFVVTQAEDGLQALAALDSAQAAGQPIQVVLMDVQMPGLSGYDTTRRLRQRWSAQQLPVIALTAAALTSERDRAAACGMTDFITKPVDPARLRAALVRAMTPAASAPQAEGSAPV
- a CDS encoding MHFG family PEP-CTERM protein encodes the protein MSLALAVAVAAAPATLPACSWDRPGHRPFTGDLVAAVDRYADIPAPVRARLKARMAQRQYDEIVEIRRDRIDGRRGSYQAEIRDMHFGSGQVCGTVTRAGWPAQALERGLVYCEDGHCLLVPTVCRNLSRIQRNGPAVAAASGEAAPGGGAGAPAAAPALARAAPATDVAGAAGGPGAGGDLGSDMAAAPDSFALGAEPGAAEAAASQIGRPQADEGPGGGSGHGAAGWASGGGTGGGWAAGPVGGLVGSPVSGSGGGSGSGASGGGGSDDGLPGSGIAFVPPGGLGDRPAFDGVVGLPAAPVPEPATLGLWALGLAGLLLLKQRQRRRPSAAAA
- a CDS encoding M14 family metallopeptidase codes for the protein MTAVSVAPALPTPRFDSFYRHAELTRLLQDYAAARPQLVQLASLGKSHEGRDIWLLTITNMATGPADDKPAIWVDGNIHAAELTASTACLYWLHQLLVAHGSDAAVTRLLDTRAVYLCPRLNPDGAELALADKPRYIRSSTRPYPWDEQPVDGLTVQDMDGDGRILHMRIADPHGPWKAHPDEPRLMVPREPGDFGGQYWRIMPEGSLTHFDGLQVKVNPDREGLDLNRNFPSLWRQEFQQTGAGPYPTSEPEVRAMVDFIVKHPNIGAAVSFHTHSGVILRPMGTEKDDDMTPEDLWMIKRLSAIGEKLTGYPSVSIFHDFKYHPKEVVTGTQDWLYEHLGALFWTVELWAPNREAGITDYDFIHWYRDHPVEDDLKLLHWSDTVCGGQAHVNWYPYRHPQLGMVELGGWDRLNYWRNPPPALREKEVARFPAWLNQIALSLPKLEVLRTEVRSLGGDSWRIRFAVANSGYLPSYVTQRAQERKVVRGLVIELHLPEGVTLQTGKRRVEAGPLEGHAAKNSLQAFLPTRQITGDRAVAEWVVSAPRGTRIALTAVADRAGTVRTEVTLD